The nucleotide sequence ttgctgggctgtctgtgtccccccccccttgGGTCACGgccaggtgggggctggcagtgggcaggctggttgctgggctgtctgtgccccccccctcgggtctctctgtctctcctccttGTCTGGCCAGTTCTTGCACTGCCTTGTTTCACTTCCTCATTCCTGCTGCCGGATGAGCCTGGATTCACGCTCCTGGCTTGGTAAGTGCTGTGTCCTGGTCCCTGTCCTTCTGCTCTGGTCTCGGgccctttctgggggtggggcaggggagcttGCAGGGTGAGAGAAGCCCAGAGTTCTGACAAGCCGCAGAGAGAGGCTttgggggtgtctgtgtggggAGGTGCACGCCTTCAATGTCTCTGCAGTTAGCCCCCTCCTTGTGGGTGCATGGCTGGGAATGGGGCCGACTGCACTGGCATTTATCTGGGAGTACTCTGGTCCCTGGTTTGTGGGCCCTGTGgccaggagggggcagagcggTATGCCCACAGTGTGTTGGGCCTGCCCCAAGGGCATTGGTGccccaggccaaggggcagtgaTGGTGGCAGGCTTGCCCCAGGCTGCTGGGGGCCTGTGGTACTGGTGTGGCCTTGTCTCTGGTGTCCAGGGCTGCGTGTGGTATGGAGATGGGGAGGTTTGGTATGGAGGGAGCTGTAGGCATTGCTGGCCTGGTCTTCCCTCCTTGCtggtgggagccccaggcccGGTCGGGGGTGCAGGGCCTGCTGGAAACCTGCTGTTCCCTGCTTCCTCGCTGGTATTGTGAGCGCTGGCTGTAGCGTGGGAGCCCTGGGCTTGGCCCTCTGCTGGGGAGCTGGCTTCTGCATGGTTCCATAATCACCCCGGGGGCTCTGCTGAGCGGGCCCTGTGATGGGAGGGGGATCCCCTGGGCAGCTGTGCCCCCCTTCCCAGCACACACAGCTGCTTGGATTGCCATGAGGAGATTGCCCTGCAGTGGGTGACAGGATCCTGGCCAGCACAGGCCCCGCTGCTTGCTCTGGGGAGCTGGAATAGCTGTTGTGCCAGCCCTTGCACCCAGCTCCCCTTGTCCTCACTGGTCCTGCCCCACAAAGTGGTGACTGCAGCTTGCAGGGTGTGGGCATGGTGACTCTcaccccccattccccctccAATACAGAGCAACATGGCGGAACCTGGCCGACCCCAGCGGAAAATGTCCCGGGCTGGGGAGAGTTTGTACAGAGTCCTGGGCCTGGAGAAGGGGGCTTCTTCAGAGGAGATCAAGAAGGCGTACAGGTAGGGAGCCCACCTGCTGGGCCCAGcgaccccagcctctcccacgGGCCCCTTGTGGCTGCACCTCTGCTGCCGGATGTGCTAGGGCAGGGAGAGCCCAGCCAGCCATGCAGGCCAGTGCCTCTGCGCGCGTGCTTGGCTCTGGCCCTGGGTCTGGAGAGGCATGCGCACCCTGGAACTCCTGTGAGGGAGAGATCACACCATTCTCTCCCAAGAgttctcctgcccccagcatGGGGTAGGGTCATACCAAGTAGCTGAGGGCCTcccagggaaaagggagggaGGATTCTCTGGTGCCTCCCTGAGATCTTGGGGGTGACTTGGGACGTCTCCTCAGCCCTGCCGCTTCCCTGCACCATGCAGGAAACTAGCCCTGAAGTACCACCCGGATAAGAACCCTGAGAATCCCGAGGCAGTGGAGAAGTTCAAGGAGATCAACAATGCGAATGCGACACTGAACGATGAGAACAAGCGGAAGATCTACGACGAATATGGCTCTATGGGGCTCTACGTGGCTGAGCAGTTTGGCGAGGAGAGCATCAAGTACTACTTCCTCATGTCCAAGTGGTGGTTCAAGGTGAGTGCCCACTGCCTGCTgggcacagccccctcccacccattcTCTGCGCCTGTCAGGCTCCTCCGGGGCACTCCCAGTGCTGGCTGCCCCAGCCATGTGGCTCAGGCTGCCAGGTGGTGTGACGTGGAGAGGTCTCCTGGGCTCTGGGTATAACGGAGGTGTGTGCAGTACCCAGGCCCTGAGCCACCCATTGTGGCCGAGGTGGGAATTCACAGTCAGTCTGAACGTTGGTGTAAATGGGGCAGGATCTGAGGTTAAACTAAGGAAAGAACAAGAATTACATAGACAAGTTAGGTGTCTCCAAGTcggcagggtctgatgaaatacatcctagaatacttaaggaactggctgaagagatctctgggccattagtgattatctttgagaactcctggaggccGGGAGAGATCCTAGAGGACTGGCAAAGGGCAAATATAGCCCTTATCACTAAAGGGGATAAAGACAAACCAGgggattacagaccagtcagtttaactttggTACctgggaaagataatggagcaaatactCAAACAATGTATTTGTAAAGACTTGCAAGATGAGAAGGTGATAAGAAACAGTGAACagcacagtttcagagtagcagccgtgttagtctgtattcgcaaaaagaaaaggagtacttgtgtcaccttagagactaacaaatttattagagcataagctttcgtgagctacagctcacttcatcggatgcattcggtggaaaaaacaggggagattgatatacacacacagagaacatgaaacaatgggtttatcatacacactgtaaggagagtgatcacttaagataagccatcaccagcggggggggggggggaggaaaacctttcatggtgacaagcaaggtaggctaattccagcagttaacaagaatatcagaggaacagtggggggtggggtgggagggagaaataacatggggaaatagttttactttgtgtaatgactcatccactcccagtctctattcaagcctaagttaattgtatccagtttgcaaatcaattccaattcagcagtctctcgttggagtctgtttttgaagtttttttgttgaagtatagccactcttaggtctgtgatcgagtgaccagagagactgaagtgttctccaactggttttttgaatgttataattcttgacgtctgatttgtgtccatttattcttttacatagagaatgtccaatttgaccaatgtacatggcagggggcattgctggcacatgatggcatatatcacattggtaaatgcgcaggtgaatgagcctctgatagtgtggctgatgtgattaggccctatgatggtgtcccctgaatagatatgtggacagagttggcaacgggctttgttgcaaggataggttcctgggttagtggttctgttgtgtggtgtgtggttgctggtgagtatttgcttcagattggggggctgtctgtaagcaaggactggtctgtctcccaagatctgtgagagtgatgggtcgtccttcaggataggttgtagatccttgatgatgcgttggagaggttttagttgaacAGCACAGCGTCGAgcaaatcttgtcaaaccaacctaatatcctcctttgacagggtaacaagccttgtggatgggggaagtggTGATAAAAGCCTTACTGATGTTGAGATATGATACTGTCTcaagtgaaaagaacaggagtacttgtggcaccatagagactaacaagtttatttgagcataagctttcgtgagttacagctcacttcatcagatgcatcccatgcagtgagctgtagctcacgaaaacttatgctcaaataaattttagtttctaaggtgccacaagtcctcctgttctttttgtggttacagactaacacagctgctactctgaaacctgtctcaagtgactgtctcataaacaaactagggaaatgtaacctagatgaacctactgtaaggtgggtgcaaaactgttCCCAGAGTGTAGTTAttggtggttcacagtcaagctagagggcataacaagtggggtcctgcagggatctatCATAGGGCTACTTCTATTCGGGCTACTTCATAGGGCTATTTCATAGGGCTACTTCATCagtggtttagataatggcacagagagtacacttacaatgTTTGCAgacgatatcaagctgggaggggttgcaagtgatttggaggacaggattaaaattcaaactgatctggacaaactggagaaatggtatgcagtaaataggataaaattcaacaaggacaaatgcaaagtactccacttcgggaaggaacaatcagttgcacacatacaaagtgggaaatgacggcctaggaaggagtactgtggaaagggatctgggggtcatagtggacacaaactaaatatgagtgaacagcgtaacagtgttgcaaaaaaagcaaacatcattctgggatgtattagcaggagcattggaAGCAAGACAGGAGAATTAATTCttctctactccacgctgattaggcctcagctggagtattgtgtccagttctgggcgccacaattcaggaaagatgtggacaaattggagaaagtccagggaagatcaataaaaaaaaaggttaaaagtcTGGAAAACGTGACCTTCCAGGGAGAACTGAAAAacgggtttgtttagtgtggcgaagagaagatgggggtgggtgggggggagagataaGTCTTCAGCTGCACAAACGGTTTTTGCAaagaggagggaggtaaattatCTTCCTTAGCCccaaagaagcaatgggcttgaattgcagcaagggcagcgTAGGCTGGACTCCAGGGAAAGCGTCTGGTccgggtggtgaagcagtggagcGAATTGTCcggggaggctgtggaatccccgtcGCTGGAGGGTTCCCAGAGCAGGCTGGTCGGGCAAGCCTTGGCCCTGCCTCGGCGCGGGGCACTGGGCTCGGGGACCCGTCGCAGCCCACGGATTCCATGCCCTGGCTGCTCCTTCCCATGCAGGCCTTGGCCGTGTGCTGCGGCAtctccacctgctgctgctgctgctgctgctgctgctgctgctgcggaaaGAGCCGCCCGCCCGAGGGCGCGGACTCCTGCAAGGGCCTCGACCCCGAGGGCCTGGAGGCGCGAGTCCAAGCTGAGGCCGAAGGTGAGGAGAGGCGCTGccctgctgtggggggagccGGCTCGGCCCCTGGCGTGCCCTTGGCCTGAGCTGCGCTCTCAGCGGGCAGGAGGGCGGTTGAGCCGGAggtggcgggggttgggggggcccTGAGGCTGCAGGCACATGGCCAGCACCGGGGGTGGGCAGCACGGGGCAGTCAGTGGGTTTTGAAGGGGGTGGCTGGGCAGGTGACAGCAGGAGCTAGAGGAGGGGGCTGTACTGGGCTCCGGCCCagggtcccagctctgccacggcTTGCTGCGTACTCTGGGCAAGTCTCTCGCCCGCCCTGCCCCACGAGCCTGTGGCTGGCTTGGCTCGGCTCAGCCCACCCCGGCAGCTGTcaccagggaggggagacccgcAGTGCCTGTGCTGTGAATGGAGGAAAGTGGGGTCAGCCTGACACCCTGGGGTcccctctgggctggggcagtctGTGCCAGGTgcctgcagaaggggcaggggcaggcagtgCTGGGCCCTAGTGCtcgggggggttggggaggattgTGCCGTCCTGCCCCCTGCAGGGAGGGACACAGCAGCCCATGTGGGAGCAGCCTGAGGTCAGTCCCTCCCACGGTGCGGGCCTGTGTGGGCAGGGTGCAGGGCAAAGCAGGCAACAGCCTGGATCCAGGCGCCCTGAGGGAGCTGAGCAACCCTGGGGcctgccctgctgcaccacctggcaggcccagtcctgctcttgCTCCTACTCATTGCAATTGGGGGGGCCCTgccctctgggatggggctgagccCTCCCTGCTGTTGGCCCCTgcatgtgggggcgggggggctgatGTCCAGGAGGCCTAGTAACAGTGCTTTGAGTGGCCAGGAGGGGGGGCCCAGCACAAGGCAATTGTCTTCCCATGCTTGGGGCAAGGCCACCCTGGGActtagtttcatagatactaaggtcagaagggaccattctgacttgccccagcactcgcCAGCCTTGCGTCCCCCAGACCCTGCACTGCCA is from Dermochelys coriacea isolate rDerCor1 chromosome 3, rDerCor1.pri.v4, whole genome shotgun sequence and encodes:
- the DNAJC5G gene encoding dnaJ homolog subfamily C member 5G isoform X2 — protein: MAEPGRPQRKMSRAGESLYRVLGLEKGASSEEIKKAYRKLALKYHPDKNPENPEAVEKFKEINNANATLNDENKRKIYDEYGSMGLYVAEQFGEESIKYYFLMSKWWFKALAVCCGISTCCCCCCCCCCCCGKSRPPEGADSCKGLDPEGLEARVQAEAEDTQTPIVVQPLPAAVGEEPLPDASLRTDA
- the DNAJC5G gene encoding dnaJ homolog subfamily C member 5G isoform X1: MSLDSRSWLEQHGGTWPTPAENVPGWGEFVQSPGPGEGGFFRGDQEGVQPCRFPAPCRKLALKYHPDKNPENPEAVEKFKEINNANATLNDENKRKIYDEYGSMGLYVAEQFGEESIKYYFLMSKWWFKALAVCCGISTCCCCCCCCCCCCGKSRPPEGADSCKGLDPEGLEARVQAEAEDTQTPIVVQPLPAAVGEEPLPDASLRTDA